One genomic region from Nocardioides plantarum encodes:
- a CDS encoding pirin family protein — MTTMQIEPTVDVRRAADRFASNFGWLDSKHSFSFGHHHDRTNTHHGLLLVNNDDVVDAGTGFDTHPHRDMEIVTWVMRGSLVHQDSTGHHGLIYPGLAQRMSAGRGIQHSEKNDSWRLSGGEADSSKPHDEPVHFVQMWVVPDESGVVPGYEQLEIDADLMSGALVPVASGMAAHAGNAAIRIRNKYAALHAARLEPGRSVQLPEAPYLHLFVPRGAVTLEGAGPLATGDAVRFTATGGQRVTATESAEILVWEMHAGIAS; from the coding sequence ATGACCACCATGCAGATCGAGCCCACCGTCGACGTACGCCGCGCTGCGGACCGGTTCGCCAGCAACTTCGGCTGGCTCGACAGCAAGCACTCGTTCTCGTTCGGCCACCACCATGACCGCACCAACACCCACCACGGGCTGCTGCTGGTCAACAACGACGACGTCGTCGACGCCGGCACCGGCTTCGACACCCACCCCCACCGCGACATGGAGATCGTCACCTGGGTGATGCGCGGCTCCCTCGTGCACCAGGACTCCACCGGCCACCACGGGCTGATCTACCCCGGCCTGGCCCAGCGGATGAGCGCCGGGCGCGGCATCCAGCACTCGGAGAAGAACGACTCCTGGCGCCTGTCGGGCGGGGAGGCCGACAGCAGCAAGCCGCACGACGAGCCCGTGCACTTCGTACAGATGTGGGTCGTGCCCGACGAGAGCGGCGTCGTCCCCGGCTACGAGCAGCTCGAGATCGACGCCGACCTGATGAGCGGTGCTCTCGTGCCCGTCGCCTCCGGCATGGCCGCGCACGCCGGCAATGCCGCGATCCGCATCCGCAACAAGTACGCCGCCCTGCATGCCGCGCGCCTCGAGCCCGGCCGGTCCGTGCAGCTGCCCGAGGCGCCGTACCTCCACCTGTTCGTGCCACGCGGTGCCGTCACGCTCGAGGGCGCGGGTCCGCTCGCCACCGGCGACGCCGTCCGCTTCACCGCCACCGGCGGCCAGCGCGTCACCGCCACCGAGTCCGCCGAGATCCTGGTGTGGGAGATGCACGCCGGGATCGCGTCCTGA
- a CDS encoding MarR family winged helix-turn-helix transcriptional regulator: protein MTTDEPWLSATQQQVWRRWVAVTGELPARLNRELQATSGLSLSDYDVLVALSEAMDSRLRAGDLATALAWERSRLSHHVRRMVGRDLLAREECADDGRGAWVVLTPTGRDAIAQAAPGHARLVRELVFDDLDDADLAVLDRVLGIALDRTRGRE, encoded by the coding sequence ATGACGACGGACGAGCCCTGGCTCTCAGCGACCCAGCAGCAGGTCTGGCGTCGCTGGGTCGCCGTCACCGGCGAGCTTCCCGCGCGGCTCAACCGCGAGCTGCAGGCGACGTCCGGCCTGTCGCTGAGCGACTACGACGTCCTGGTCGCGCTCAGCGAGGCCATGGACTCACGACTGCGGGCCGGCGATCTCGCCACCGCGCTGGCCTGGGAGCGCAGCCGCCTCTCCCACCACGTACGCCGGATGGTCGGCCGCGACCTGCTCGCCCGCGAGGAGTGCGCGGACGACGGCCGCGGGGCGTGGGTCGTGCTGACGCCGACCGGGCGCGACGCGATCGCCCAGGCGGCTCCGGGGCACGCCCGACTGGTGCGCGAGCTGGTCTTCGACGACCTGGACGATGCCGACCTCGCGGTCCTCGACCGGGTGCTCGGCATCGCCCTCGACCGCACCCGCGGTCGGGAGTGA
- a CDS encoding PPOX class F420-dependent oxidoreductase, translated as MPRTIATADRVDLDELLDFVRPRHHFVLITRRQDGSPQASPVSGGVDEQGRLVISTYPERAKTANARRDPAVTVLVLGDEFNDAWVQVDGTCEVIDPPDSVEPLVDYYRCIAGEHPDWDEYRQAMRDQGKSLLRITPTRWGPVATGGFPARLAD; from the coding sequence ATGCCTCGGACCATCGCCACCGCTGACCGCGTCGACCTCGACGAGCTGCTCGACTTCGTCCGACCGCGGCACCACTTCGTGCTGATCACCCGTCGCCAGGACGGGAGCCCGCAGGCCAGCCCGGTGAGCGGGGGAGTCGACGAGCAGGGGCGGCTGGTGATCTCGACGTACCCGGAGCGGGCGAAGACGGCCAACGCGCGCCGCGACCCCGCGGTGACCGTGCTGGTGCTGGGTGACGAGTTCAACGACGCGTGGGTGCAGGTCGACGGCACGTGCGAGGTCATCGACCCGCCCGACTCGGTCGAGCCGCTGGTCGACTACTACCGCTGCATCGCGGGGGAGCACCCCGACTGGGACGAGTACCGGCAGGCCATGCGCGACCAGGGCAAGTCGCTGCTGCGCATCACGCCGACGCGCTGGGGGCCGGTCGCCACCGGCGGGTTCCCCGCCCGCCTGGCTGACTGA
- a CDS encoding GNAT family N-acetyltransferase yields MTTLRPATPDDMAELAELWHAGWHDAHPGHVPAELTASRTLAEFQHRAPGRTADTTVAEVDGELAGFVMVVGDEVEQVYVAAPHRGSGVADVLLDEAVRQVAAGGHDEAWLAVVEGNARARRFYERRGWRDEGALPYEVTSGGRTLVSPCRRYVVLIPHE; encoded by the coding sequence GTGACCACGCTGCGCCCCGCCACCCCCGACGACATGGCCGAGCTCGCCGAGCTCTGGCACGCCGGATGGCACGACGCCCACCCCGGCCACGTGCCGGCCGAGCTCACCGCGTCACGCACGCTGGCGGAGTTCCAGCACCGTGCGCCGGGCCGCACCGCCGACACGACGGTCGCCGAGGTCGACGGCGAGCTCGCGGGGTTCGTGATGGTGGTCGGCGACGAGGTCGAGCAGGTCTACGTCGCGGCGCCCCACCGTGGGTCCGGGGTGGCCGACGTACTCCTCGACGAGGCCGTGCGTCAGGTCGCGGCCGGCGGCCACGACGAGGCGTGGCTCGCGGTGGTCGAGGGCAACGCCCGGGCCCGTCGGTTCTACGAGCGCCGGGGCTGGCGCGACGAGGGCGCCCTGCCCTACGAGGTCACGTCGGGTGGGCGCACTCTCGTGTCGCCGTGCCGTCGCTACGTGGTCTTGATCCCCCACGAGTAG
- a CDS encoding GNAT family N-acetyltransferase, with translation MTESLQDTTTTTVEVKGGVVDIRLAVTPEDVEAAAHLFEHELHPSAVRRFLGDSSHHLILAWDGERPIGMVVVIEMTYPDGGTEMFLYDMRVDDAQQGRGIAHAMLDRLEALAIDTQCGAVWVVTGTEDKNAGARATFASRGAVEDRERVRYSWGIKTT, from the coding sequence ATGACCGAGTCGCTGCAGGACACGACCACGACGACCGTCGAGGTCAAGGGCGGGGTCGTCGACATCCGGCTGGCGGTCACCCCCGAGGACGTCGAGGCGGCCGCGCACCTCTTCGAGCACGAGCTGCACCCCTCCGCCGTACGCCGGTTCCTCGGCGACTCGAGCCACCACCTCATCCTGGCCTGGGACGGGGAGCGCCCGATCGGCATGGTCGTCGTCATTGAGATGACCTATCCCGACGGCGGCACCGAGATGTTCCTCTACGACATGCGCGTCGACGACGCCCAGCAGGGTCGCGGCATCGCCCACGCCATGCTCGACCGGCTCGAGGCGCTCGCCATCGACACCCAGTGCGGTGCCGTCTGGGTGGTGACCGGCACCGAGGACAAGAACGCCGGCGCCCGCGCGACGTTCGCCAGCCGTGGTGCGGTCGAGGACCGCGAGCGGGTCCGCTACTCGTGGGGGATCAAGACCACGTAG
- the thrS gene encoding threonine--tRNA ligase, translated as MSEIKVVRIHAGEREERTTTTGTKAWELYADDTDVIAARVGGQLKDLSYELVDGDQVESVAIDSPDGLDILRHSTAHVMAQAVQELFPEAKLGIGPPIVDGFYYDFDVPTPFVPDDLDKIETRMRKIVKEGQRFTRRVTTDGDALDELKDEPYKIELIGLKGKISTSSITEGGSITEGGSTTEGSEVAEGASVEVGAGELTIYDNVNRKGEVAWSDLCRGPHLPTTKRIPAFKLMRSAAAYWRGDEKNKQLQRIYGTAWPSKEALDAHLERIAEAEKRDHRKLGRELDLFSFPDEIGSGMAVFHPKGGVIKREMEDYVRQRHIEEGFDYVGTPHISKEGLFHLSGHLPYYEDTMFPPMELESSRYFLKAMNCPMHNLIFRSKGRSYRELPLRLFEFGSVYRYEKSGVVHGLTRVRGLTQDDSHSYVTKEQAPGEVQHLLDFVLGLLKDFGLDDFYLELSTRDDSKPDKFVGSDEQWAEATGVLEKVALDSGIELVPDPGGAAFYGPKISVQARDAIGRTWQMSTIQYDFNQPAGFDLQYQAADGTRQQPVMIHSAKFGSIERFIGVLVEHYAGAFPPWLAPVQVQAIPVADFAGDYLQDVARRMKLQGLRVEVDHSDDRFQKKIRNAQLQKVPFMMIAGNDDIEAGAVSFRYRDGRQDNGVPIDEAIARVATAVNAREQV; from the coding sequence GTGTCCGAGATCAAGGTCGTCCGCATCCACGCCGGTGAGCGTGAGGAGCGGACGACGACGACCGGCACCAAGGCCTGGGAGTTGTACGCCGACGACACCGACGTGATCGCGGCCCGGGTCGGTGGCCAGCTCAAGGACCTCTCCTACGAGCTGGTCGACGGTGACCAGGTCGAGAGCGTCGCGATCGACAGCCCCGACGGCCTCGACATCCTGCGCCACTCGACCGCCCACGTGATGGCGCAGGCGGTGCAGGAGCTGTTCCCCGAGGCCAAGCTCGGCATCGGCCCGCCGATCGTCGACGGCTTCTACTACGACTTCGACGTGCCCACGCCGTTCGTGCCCGACGACCTCGACAAGATCGAGACCCGGATGCGCAAGATCGTCAAGGAGGGGCAGCGCTTCACGCGGCGCGTGACCACCGATGGCGACGCGCTCGACGAGCTCAAGGACGAGCCCTACAAGATCGAGCTGATCGGGCTCAAGGGGAAGATCTCGACAAGCTCGATCACCGAGGGGGGCTCGATCACCGAGGGGGGCTCGACCACCGAGGGCTCCGAGGTCGCCGAGGGCGCCAGCGTCGAGGTCGGCGCCGGCGAGCTGACGATCTACGACAACGTCAACCGCAAGGGCGAGGTGGCGTGGTCCGACCTGTGTCGGGGCCCGCACCTGCCGACCACCAAGCGGATCCCGGCGTTCAAGCTGATGCGCTCGGCGGCGGCGTACTGGCGCGGCGACGAGAAGAACAAGCAGCTGCAGCGCATCTACGGCACCGCCTGGCCCTCGAAGGAGGCGCTCGACGCCCACCTCGAGCGGATCGCCGAGGCCGAGAAGCGCGACCACCGCAAGCTCGGTCGCGAGCTCGACCTGTTCTCGTTCCCGGACGAGATCGGCTCCGGCATGGCGGTCTTCCACCCCAAGGGTGGCGTCATCAAGCGCGAGATGGAGGACTACGTCCGCCAGCGGCACATCGAGGAGGGCTTCGACTACGTCGGCACCCCGCACATCTCGAAGGAGGGACTGTTCCACCTCTCGGGGCACCTGCCCTACTACGAGGACACGATGTTCCCGCCGATGGAGCTCGAAAGCAGCCGCTACTTCCTCAAGGCGATGAACTGCCCGATGCACAACCTGATCTTCCGGTCGAAGGGCCGCTCCTACCGTGAGCTGCCGCTGCGGCTGTTCGAGTTCGGGTCGGTCTACCGCTACGAGAAGTCCGGCGTCGTGCACGGACTGACCCGCGTGCGCGGGCTGACCCAGGACGACTCGCACTCCTACGTCACCAAGGAGCAGGCGCCGGGCGAGGTTCAGCACCTCCTCGACTTCGTCCTCGGGCTGCTCAAGGACTTCGGCCTCGACGACTTCTACCTCGAGCTGTCGACCCGCGACGACTCCAAGCCCGACAAGTTCGTCGGCTCCGACGAGCAGTGGGCCGAGGCCACGGGCGTGCTCGAGAAGGTCGCGCTCGACAGCGGCATCGAGCTCGTCCCCGACCCGGGCGGCGCCGCGTTCTACGGGCCCAAGATCTCGGTCCAGGCCCGCGACGCCATCGGCCGCACCTGGCAGATGTCGACGATCCAGTACGACTTCAACCAGCCCGCCGGCTTCGACCTGCAGTACCAGGCCGCCGACGGCACCCGGCAGCAGCCGGTGATGATCCACTCGGCCAAGTTCGGCTCGATCGAGCGGTTCATCGGCGTCCTCGTCGAGCACTACGCCGGCGCGTTCCCTCCGTGGCTCGCTCCGGTCCAGGTGCAGGCGATCCCGGTCGCCGACTTCGCCGGCGACTACCTGCAGGACGTCGCCCGCCGAATGAAGCTGCAGGGGCTGCGGGTCGAGGTCGACCACTCCGACGACCGGTTCCAGAAGAAGATCCGCAACGCGCAGCTGCAGAAGGTGCCGTTCATGATGATCGCCGGCAACGACGACATCGAGGCGGGTGCGGTGTCATTCCGCTACCGCGACGGCCGCCAGGACAACGGCGTACCGATCGATGAGGCCATCGCCAGGGTGGCGACGGCAGTGAACGCGAGGGAGCAGGTATGA
- a CDS encoding NADPH-dependent F420 reductase has product MTTTPITLGLIGAGNIGGTLARLAVAAGHDVVLSNSRGPETLADLVEELGPKARAATAAEAAAAGDVVVVTVPLKSYRDVPVEPLAGKVVIDTNNYYPERDGQIAELDDESTTTSELLQAHLPESHVVKAFNNIYFEHLLTLARPAGSPERSVLAIAGDDDAAKKTAGDFIDSLGYDTHDVGPLAEGWRYQRDTAAYAGLYSTEGDFTTPRQVNAELLTVRLGAAKRYRDEA; this is encoded by the coding sequence ATGACCACCACCCCGATCACCCTTGGACTCATCGGCGCCGGCAACATCGGCGGCACCCTCGCCCGGCTCGCCGTGGCCGCCGGCCACGACGTCGTGCTCAGCAACAGCCGCGGCCCGGAGACGCTCGCCGACCTCGTCGAGGAGCTCGGCCCGAAGGCCCGCGCCGCCACCGCCGCCGAGGCCGCTGCGGCCGGCGACGTCGTCGTCGTGACCGTCCCGCTCAAGTCCTACCGCGACGTACCCGTCGAGCCGCTGGCCGGCAAGGTCGTCATCGACACCAACAACTACTACCCCGAGCGCGACGGCCAGATCGCCGAGCTCGACGACGAGTCGACGACCACCTCCGAGCTGCTCCAGGCGCACCTGCCCGAGTCGCACGTCGTGAAGGCGTTCAACAACATCTACTTCGAGCACCTCCTGACGCTGGCCCGCCCGGCCGGCAGCCCCGAGCGCAGTGTGCTGGCGATCGCCGGTGACGACGACGCGGCCAAGAAGACGGCCGGCGACTTCATCGACTCCCTCGGCTACGACACCCACGACGTCGGCCCGCTCGCCGAGGGGTGGCGCTACCAGCGCGACACCGCGGCGTACGCCGGCCTCTACTCCACCGAGGGCGACTTCACCACGCCGCGCCAGGTCAACGCCGAGCTGCTGACCGTGCGGCTGGGCGCGGCCAAGCGCTACCGCGACGAGGCCTGA
- a CDS encoding ATP-binding protein has product MRTLNQIVLTALPPEYPLESVAKDDVAATLGVVDGDQLTSRHVAEIRRAIDKLDPSFEDTYSDDPVLFPWVWSAQALLNSLGQLRLQSAETVLVVHLEPVDFPADIALFLQDEVRRLVTNLLASKENPLGHAVLQAYRRWLRLLPKGCANLRMMLASNAPLSPGLAESLSTDLTRSFEAGTDSWFGTAAVLVPESPSELDACAALLEDCRSISWREPADADLARLAYMFDPMEANTAFRLPISPSGGLAGLATQRVSSISRGRAVGLETQQTSIGLGTTSAGERLRLTTADLNRHTLVAGLPGFGKSSTVQLLLTRALEELDVPFLVLDPSKSDYRSLFANLAAEGRDVAVIRLTPHSPAFNPLSIPDGVDRFAHAGRVIAAFDSAFDLSEQWPLAHLELVRVVHRLYETSQQQPTLRDLYRELGATIRNSRFSGDVRSNLEGSLLGRIEYLAAGPMGRALLGGPRATIDWASIMGRPTLIELGAFTGSSERSLMFGLLIAGLVSHVEAHPSHGVLRHLTVLEEAHRVLRAGSGRDSGVEVFVDAIAELRSAGEGFIVVDQAPSSLHPGVSKLTGTKIIHRVVEEAERKSLGAAMVLDDAQVDDVARLATRRAIVYTSTATEAALIDVDELHTTSSPPQVVASGSMTLDPVPQSVFCVGCPHMCEGSGGLRRLETLVADQALDWSDHKALLRRSFALLPRTKSADRRRKQAYCLSAAGLADRADQANPPQSVSSQLEILRRSYRQLLLQEERKVSPHD; this is encoded by the coding sequence GTGCGAACGTTGAACCAGATCGTACTGACCGCGCTCCCGCCCGAATACCCGTTGGAGTCAGTTGCCAAGGATGACGTGGCGGCGACCCTCGGTGTCGTGGACGGGGACCAACTGACTTCCCGCCACGTTGCTGAGATTAGACGCGCCATCGACAAGTTGGATCCGTCGTTCGAGGACACCTACTCCGACGACCCGGTGCTGTTTCCGTGGGTGTGGAGTGCTCAGGCGCTGTTGAACTCGCTCGGCCAACTGCGTCTGCAGAGCGCGGAGACAGTGCTGGTCGTCCACCTCGAACCGGTCGACTTCCCGGCCGACATCGCGTTGTTCCTCCAGGACGAGGTGCGTCGCCTGGTGACAAACCTCCTCGCCAGCAAGGAGAATCCCCTTGGCCACGCCGTACTGCAGGCGTACCGGCGGTGGCTTCGCCTGTTGCCAAAGGGGTGCGCGAACCTTCGGATGATGCTGGCCAGTAACGCGCCCCTCTCGCCCGGGTTGGCTGAGTCGCTTAGCACGGACCTCACCAGGTCCTTCGAGGCTGGGACCGACAGCTGGTTCGGGACGGCAGCGGTGCTCGTCCCTGAGAGCCCAAGCGAGCTCGATGCGTGTGCTGCTCTGCTGGAGGACTGCCGCAGTATCAGTTGGAGGGAACCGGCTGATGCTGACCTCGCACGTCTGGCCTACATGTTCGATCCGATGGAAGCGAACACCGCGTTCCGTCTACCCATCTCCCCGTCCGGCGGTCTCGCTGGCCTCGCCACGCAGCGCGTCAGCTCCATCAGTCGTGGCAGGGCGGTAGGGCTGGAGACTCAGCAAACATCCATCGGCCTGGGTACGACCTCGGCGGGTGAACGCCTACGGTTGACCACGGCCGACCTGAACCGGCACACCCTGGTAGCGGGGCTTCCCGGGTTCGGCAAGTCTTCAACCGTCCAGCTGTTGCTTACCCGGGCACTCGAGGAACTCGACGTTCCGTTCCTGGTCTTGGACCCCTCGAAGTCCGACTACCGATCTCTGTTCGCGAACCTCGCCGCAGAAGGTCGCGATGTCGCCGTCATTCGCCTGACGCCGCACTCGCCAGCGTTCAACCCGTTGTCGATCCCCGACGGTGTCGACCGGTTCGCCCACGCCGGCAGGGTCATCGCAGCGTTCGACTCGGCGTTCGATCTGTCCGAGCAGTGGCCCCTGGCGCACCTGGAGCTTGTTCGAGTCGTACACAGGTTGTACGAGACGTCGCAGCAGCAACCGACGCTACGAGACCTGTACCGCGAGCTCGGTGCCACGATCAGAAACTCAAGGTTCAGCGGCGACGTGCGCTCGAACCTGGAGGGGTCGCTGCTGGGGCGCATCGAGTATCTCGCCGCCGGGCCCATGGGCCGCGCTCTCCTCGGCGGTCCGCGGGCCACAATCGACTGGGCCAGCATCATGGGTCGACCGACGCTCATCGAGCTTGGCGCGTTCACCGGTTCCTCGGAACGATCGCTCATGTTTGGGCTGCTCATTGCTGGCCTGGTGTCCCACGTGGAAGCGCATCCCTCCCACGGGGTGCTTCGCCACCTGACCGTCCTCGAAGAAGCACATAGAGTGCTGCGCGCTGGCAGCGGCCGCGATTCCGGCGTCGAGGTGTTCGTCGACGCGATCGCGGAACTGCGCTCAGCCGGCGAAGGCTTTATCGTCGTAGACCAGGCCCCCTCCAGTCTGCATCCCGGCGTCAGCAAGCTGACCGGGACGAAGATCATCCATCGTGTTGTCGAAGAGGCGGAACGGAAGAGCCTCGGCGCCGCCATGGTCCTCGACGACGCACAGGTCGACGACGTCGCACGCCTGGCCACTCGGCGAGCGATCGTCTACACGTCGACCGCCACGGAGGCCGCGCTCATCGACGTCGATGAACTCCACACCACCTCGTCACCGCCACAGGTCGTTGCGTCGGGATCGATGACGCTGGACCCTGTGCCCCAATCCGTCTTCTGTGTGGGATGCCCTCACATGTGTGAGGGCTCCGGTGGCTTGCGGCGACTCGAAACCTTGGTTGCCGACCAGGCTCTCGACTGGTCTGATCACAAGGCCCTGCTGCGACGCAGCTTCGCTCTCCTGCCTCGCACCAAGTCTGCGGATCGCCGCAGAAAGCAGGCCTACTGTCTGAGCGCTGCGGGATTGGCAGACAGGGCAGACCAGGCCAACCCACCACAGTCGGTGTCTTCACAGCTGGAGATCCTCCGGCGCTCGTACCGCCAACTCCTTCTGCAGGAAGAGAGGAAGGTCAGCCCCCATGACTAA
- a CDS encoding IS3 family transposase, whose translation MGSIGDCYDNSMIESFCSRMQVELLDRKKWNTRLELANAIFEYLEIWHNRRRRHSQLGWLTPIEFERNRIITVA comes from the coding sequence ATGGGCAGCATCGGCGACTGCTACGACAACTCGATGATCGAATCGTTCTGCTCGCGCATGCAGGTCGAGCTCCTGGACCGAAAGAAGTGGAACACCCGACTCGAGCTGGCCAACGCGATCTTCGAGTACCTCGAGATCTGGCACAACCGCAGGCGCCGGCACAGCCAACTCGGATGGCTCACGCCGATAGAGTTCGAGAGGAACCGCATCATCACCGTGGCATGA
- a CDS encoding transposase, with the protein MGRQGYSAEFRSKVLDLLGAGRSVASVAHDLDISDQTIYNWRRQDRIDRGLATGLSTAEASELAAAKKRTRELEIELAVSRRSVELLKGETSPKGGTRPSR; encoded by the coding sequence ATGGGACGACAGGGCTACTCAGCCGAGTTCAGGAGCAAGGTCCTCGATCTACTTGGAGCCGGGCGAAGCGTCGCGAGCGTTGCGCACGACCTCGACATCAGCGATCAGACGATCTACAACTGGCGACGCCAAGACCGCATCGACCGTGGCCTCGCGACGGGTCTGAGCACCGCAGAGGCTAGCGAGCTCGCGGCGGCGAAGAAGCGGACCCGTGAGCTCGAGATCGAGTTGGCTGTCAGCCGACGCTCCGTCGAGCTCCTTAAGGGAGAGACCAGCCCAAAAGGCGGTACGCGGCCGTCGAGGTGA
- a CDS encoding C-terminal helicase domain-containing protein: MAAGRVPDIAESALEFLPLSFRKRAAPAYLRRDQEDVLTELPELAETDEWLGMSTEDERDYGEAVPEGSFMAMRRAAMHSERSVKVDRLVEIVEEVEANERRVIVFSYFRDVLDRVCGELPGVVFGPLTGSTPAAARQMLVDDFSKADGGGVLVAQITAGRVGLNIQSTSTVILCEPRVRPTLDAQDAARAHRGARRGLSRYTTSSASAVLMNGFARFWPTSSPCLTSSLATA, translated from the coding sequence GTGGCAGCAGGTCGCGTGCCCGATATCGCGGAGTCCGCGCTGGAGTTCCTGCCGTTGTCGTTTCGCAAGCGCGCCGCGCCGGCCTACCTGCGTCGCGACCAGGAGGACGTCCTCACCGAGCTGCCCGAGCTCGCCGAGACCGACGAGTGGTTGGGCATGTCGACCGAGGACGAGCGAGACTACGGCGAGGCGGTGCCCGAGGGGAGCTTCATGGCGATGCGGCGTGCCGCAATGCACTCCGAGCGGTCCGTCAAAGTCGACCGGCTGGTGGAGATTGTCGAGGAGGTAGAGGCCAATGAGCGCCGGGTGATCGTGTTCTCCTACTTTCGCGACGTCCTTGACCGAGTCTGCGGAGAACTTCCGGGCGTCGTATTCGGTCCGCTCACCGGATCAACCCCCGCTGCGGCCCGACAGATGCTCGTGGACGACTTCAGCAAGGCCGATGGTGGTGGTGTTCTAGTCGCCCAGATCACGGCCGGCAGAGTGGGTCTCAACATCCAGTCGACCTCAACGGTCATCCTGTGCGAGCCGCGGGTCAGACCGACCCTGGACGCACAGGATGCCGCACGGGCCCATCGGGGGGCCAGACGAGGACTGTCCAGGTACACCACCTCGTCAGCGAGCGCAGTGTTGATGAACGGATTCGCGAGATTCTGGCCGACAAGCTCGCCGTGTTTGACGAGTTCGCTCGCGACAGCGTGA
- a CDS encoding Eco57I restriction-modification methylase domain-containing protein: MTKKFDVVIGNPPYQEEAQGGGTRDTPVYHRFMDAAYEVGAKVVLITPARFLFNAGFTPKPWNAKMLADPHMTVPIYVPNSDALFPGTEIMGGIAVTYRDVDRQGQPIGTFTKYPELNTILQKVIESGTAFIETLGITSSRSYRYTDKLYEDHPEALALRPEGNTALVSTNAFELFSFVFHEAQPTDGHKHVQVFGLIKNQRASRWIRSDYLAGPESYGKFKVVVPASRNASGVLGDKPALVSGYSLGLGPGSGVTQTFITIGSFETEGEMDACLKYVRSKFARVMLGILKVTQHNPRSTWKFVPAQDFTSASDIDWVKSIPEIDGQLYAKYGLDDDEIAFVEEKVKSMA, encoded by the coding sequence ATGACGAAGAAGTTCGACGTGGTCATCGGCAATCCGCCCTACCAAGAAGAGGCACAAGGCGGAGGGACGCGGGACACTCCGGTCTACCACCGGTTCATGGACGCCGCCTATGAAGTCGGTGCCAAAGTCGTGCTCATCACGCCCGCGCGATTCCTGTTCAACGCAGGGTTCACGCCCAAGCCGTGGAACGCGAAGATGCTTGCAGATCCACACATGACAGTCCCGATCTATGTGCCCAACAGTGACGCGCTGTTCCCCGGCACCGAGATCATGGGCGGCATCGCCGTCACCTACCGAGACGTCGACCGTCAAGGTCAGCCGATTGGGACTTTTACCAAGTATCCGGAACTGAACACCATTCTCCAGAAGGTGATAGAATCTGGAACCGCTTTCATCGAGACTCTCGGAATCACAAGTTCCCGCTCGTACCGCTACACCGACAAACTGTATGAGGATCATCCTGAGGCGCTCGCCCTACGACCCGAAGGAAACACCGCCCTGGTCAGCACCAACGCATTTGAGTTGTTCTCGTTCGTCTTCCACGAGGCACAGCCGACCGATGGTCATAAGCACGTCCAGGTCTTCGGCTTGATCAAGAACCAGCGAGCATCCCGATGGATCCGCAGCGACTACTTGGCGGGGCCCGAAAGTTACGGCAAGTTCAAGGTGGTGGTCCCCGCCTCAAGAAACGCAAGCGGTGTTCTTGGCGACAAGCCAGCGCTCGTGTCGGGTTATTCTCTCGGTTTGGGGCCAGGATCGGGCGTGACTCAAACGTTCATCACCATCGGTTCCTTCGAGACCGAGGGGGAGATGGACGCCTGCCTGAAGTACGTCAGGTCGAAGTTCGCGCGGGTAATGCTTGGCATCCTCAAGGTGACGCAGCACAACCCTCGGAGCACCTGGAAGTTCGTCCCAGCTCAGGACTTCACCAGTGCGTCAGACATTGACTGGGTGAAGTCGATCCCTGAGATCGACGGCCAACTTTACGCCAAGTACGGGCTCGACGATGACGAGATTGCCTTCGTCGAGGAGAAGGTCAAGTCCATGGCGTAA